In the Sander lucioperca isolate FBNREF2018 chromosome 24, SLUC_FBN_1.2, whole genome shotgun sequence genome, GTCACTTTTTGGCGCCCTGACTCGGGACACTTGGTCACTTTTTGGCGCCCTGGGTAAGGACACTTGGTCACTTTTTGGCGCCCTGGGTCGGGACACTTGGTCACTTTTTGGCGCCCTGACTCGGGACACTTGGTCACTTTTTGGCGCCCTGACTCGGGACACTTGGTCACTTTTTGGCGCCCTGGGTCGGGACACTTGGTCACTTTTTGGCGCCCTGACTCGGGACACTTGGTCACTTTTTGGCGCCCTGGGTCGGGACACTTGCTCACTTTTTGGCGCCCTGGGTCGGGACACTTGGTCACTTTTTGGCGCCCTGACTCGGGACACTTGGTCACTTTTTGGCGCCCTGACTCGGGACACTTGGTCACTTTTTGGCGCCCTGACTCGGGACACTTGGTCACTTTTTGGCACCCTGACTCGGGACACTTGGTCACTTTTTGGCGCCCTGACTCGGGACACTTGGTCACTTTTTGGCGCCCTGACTCGGGACACTTGGTCACTTTTTGGCGCCCTGACTCGGGACACTTGGTCACTTTTTGGCGCCCTGACTCGGGACACTTGGTCACTTTTTGGGGCCCTGGGTCGGGACACTTGCTCACTTTTTGGCGCCCTGACTCGGGACACTTGGTCACTTTTTGGCGCCCTGGGTCGGGACACTTGGTCACTTTTTGGCGCCCTGACTCGGGACACTTGGTCACTTTTTGGCGCCCTGGGTCGGGACACTTGCTCACTTTTTGGCGCCCTGACTCGGGACACTTGGTCACTTTTTGGCGCCCTGGGTCGGGACACTTGGTCACTTTTTGGCGCCCTGACTCGGGACACTTGGTCACTTTTTGGCGCCCTGACTCGGGACACTTGGTCACATTTTGGGgctctgggtcgggacactTGGTCACATTTTGGGgctctgggtcgggacactTGGTCACATTTTGGCGTCCTGACTCAGGACACTTGGTCACTTTTTGGCGCCCTGGGTCGGGACACTTGGTCACATTTTGgggctctgggtcgggacgtacatttaactgacatgcggcacaagaactgGACAGTTAGGGTTTAGAAAAATAGTTTTGTGATTTGGGAGAACTGAGCctttaaagatgaactgaactggaatttgagtaaaggtgatataacagatgtattttatttcttctcattggtacaatgattaaaatggctgaatttgttaaaagggataaaatggtacattgaaagtgttgttgttgttacacgggcgccgccatgttggaattccacaatcggctacgtcactggcatggtaaGCAGCcatgggatgtaaacagtctgaGGCTAACGGACATGGCTGAGGAAACAGAAACCAACAGGTCTAGGGGGGGTCATACTGCATTGCCCCTGGCTGCAGTAATGAACTGTATAGGGCTAAGGCAGCTGGGGTTACGATACATTTCCACAGGCTACCTTTGACAAGGAAACCAGTCCTCAACTCATGGCTAGCTGCCTTAAAACTGGCTAGCCCTCCGACAGCCCCTAGATTTGGAGTCTGTAACGAGCATTTTTTAGCGACAGACTATTTAGAGAGCTGTAATTTTGATTCAACAGGGTCACTGGTGAGGGTTAAGTCCAACAGACTGAAACCTGAGGCCATtccgtcaatgatcgatttttcaGGCTACAGTACAGGGCAGACTGATAGACCAACGGCAAGACACTAACACCGATGCTATCTGCCGCAGAGACAGGGCGCTGACACGCTCACATcaggcagaggacagagaggtatGTTTAGCTGTTATCCAGCATGCTAGCAAGTCTACTAGGCAAAGGGCTGGATGTAACGTTGTTgtgacatacacaaaacacgtatccgaccatagactgtatgaatAAACCATGACTCCGATGATATCACAGATCAATAATAATGCGTTACTAGCTGCTAACTAAACCACAGCGGGTCTGTAAACAGAATCCAACGTCCCTTTCTCACCCTGAAGGTAGCTGATGTCTCAGGGCACATTGTTGATGCAGAGGGAGTTCAACTCGCAGAAAAAGCTGCTAGTTCCATAATAAGAGGTATCTGTGCAGGATCCATTTGTGTAATATCCATCAACGACCACAAGGAAACAATCTGCCAACTCTGCACTAGCCTAAAGTAAACGGCAAAACTCGTGAATCCTCCGTGCATCCGTCACCCTGGGGTGACTCTCCTACCTGcagctaacttttttttttttttttttaactttatttattttggttttaacattttgcgtgcagctaacttaacaagcgatcccattggatgaattcgtccaatcacattttccatttatctgcctcgattttctaaaacgcacaggaccTTTTCTATTTCCTCTAAATGTACACGATATGTAAGCAGTCTCTATTCCCTAAAATGCATAATGTGCTTGGATACAATAAATGAGAGTACATGACAGGTAGATGGTCCAGGTTGACCTCTCAGTTGCAGTGTCCATGCTCCGgcagcacccacacacacacaccagtcacttCCCCCCAAACGATCCGAAGGTGGAGCCTGAAACGGATCGTCCTCCATGTGGTGGTAGTCAGACACTACAGGCCTGTCCCTCACGGGCTCAAATGTGTAACCCATGGCATTAAAATTActcattttcatgtgtatttaatatgCTGCACTGTAGCCTCTATACCTCCGCAGGTCctaccatgccagtgacgtTATCGATATTGTCAGCGTTCTAATACTAACAAACGTCATTTTTGTGTTgcttaaaaaaagctatattgatttttttaattacaatttttagtgtaatttatttttatttgtcataaccAACACGTTATCAACGTTCattctttcagttcagttcatctttaagtATTCTAGtggcacatttaaaacattattctctttgtgtgtgtgtgtgtgtgtgtgtgtgtgagaactaTACCGGAGATGATCGCTCTCTTAAACTTAAGATAATAAGTCCCTAGCTTACCTGCCACGGGCAATGTCCTTTGGGGCAGATATGCCCGTTAACAACCCTTGGGGCAAAGTGCGTCTGAAGTCTTCCACAGGCCACAGCAACTAGACACCAGACAAGAAAATCAAAATGTACACCGACACTAGAACGGTACAACTGTTTGCTCCAAATGTAGCGCggtagaagtagaaagttgcataaaaagactcaagtaaagtacaagtacctcaatatTTGAACTTAAAGGGTAACGATGTTttcaagctacaatgtaagttaataggtcAATcatgcagcttgtatttacgtccactaaaagttctgtttttgctgctgacagactcagattattattctaaatgtgtgacaacattatggaaaggatccctacagagatagaccttttagttacagagtaagatcctttttttaaacataaaaaacatccgcgaaattgcgttcgctaaacccaccagactccatgtaaataaatagtgattttagcatcgtaaaacacacttcattcacagtcgacagaaacaaaataaaactatgaaaagccgttttgggtcgtctttccactcttcctaccatcacaactctagtttaggttgaaataaacacatagtttaccgatttacatgtgagaaTATCTtgactctatacacgctaaaagtactgtttttttacatggagtctggtgggtttagcgctagcgacttcagacctgtttctggttaaacagaaaggtcttaaagaggttttaaaggtctatctctgtagggatccatcccataatgttctcagactcttagaataataatctgagtctgtcagcggcaacaacagaacttttagtggacgctgacagTAGACAAAACGGTAGTTATTCTTTAACTACAGTACTtatttacattccaccactgatgttGTTTGATTCTGAACCGTGTGCAAATTGACTGTCCTGTAAACACGCTCTGACCTTGGGGCTTGCAGGTGCGGCCGTCCGTATGCAGACGGTATCCCGGAGCGCAAAAACAGACCGGCTCTGGAAACCGTCTGCAGAAATGTTCACATCCTCCGTTGTTGAAGTAGCAGCTAGTGGAGGTCACACGGGCTGCGTAGAGTCACAGACAAAAGACTTTGATCATCACGACTTCTTTCACAGCGATCGCTaaccgtacgtccacaccgccgccgacttgagctgcagagaagctctggccgcccggtcaaggacgctggtcagaaagtccggggaagctgtttgaggctttggccgctctgacgtagcagcattctatgttcatcatggaaaaagatcaagcagccactgcacggccaatacactgacactagaaaccttttataaatgacatatataatgacagaatgtgtattggttgttggtcgcagcggtgtctgttagcagttagctcgctcgttagccgctgaaccgcagcagcgtgcaggcagagcgagcagccgccagctgttgatccgtgcaggacttcaccgtgagcggactgtttagagaccatgtgaccggcaggtaacgttaactggtccctatacgcaaatatcataaatgatagggaacccagcaacggccatgatgagcttctcctcctttttctctgaactaatgttttggtaggaaccaaagtttacatcgtatgtttctctggaatcagccagcgtgaaggacgtctatattctgattggttgccgctgaaccgcgtcatagctcattaccataaagttgacctactttcaactttctgattgacgctctggtcgctcaaaacgcccaaatgCAACGctgacagattttccgctccttgcagctgagagaagcagcttccattgaaaattaatgacttcctgtatctttagaagatcaagttggcggcggtgtggacgtacagtaacGTTGGGAGGAACGTTTCCACCTACCTTTGTCGCAGTTGTGTCCGTGGAATCCAGAGGGACATTTGCAGGCGTAGGTGTCAGCATGGCGAGTACAGGTCGCTCCGTTCTTGCAGGGAGACGGTGGCTGGCAGTGGTCCACAGCTGCAAACAGGACGTTGCAAAAAGACTTGAAGCAAGGTCGCTcttggtgtcactttttggCGCTCTAGGTCGGGACTCTTGGGGCCAAGTTTGGCCCGTGCTACATTTGTTTTGGTCTATATCGACGGCGTTTCATTGGATCAAACTCAACTTTCACTGCCACAACAGCCACACtggaaatgtaaaaaagaatAACGTACCTTTGTACAGCATAACGTACCTTTGTACGGTATAACGTAACGTACCTTTGTACGGCATAACGTACCTTTGTGCGGCATAACGTACCTTTGTACGGTATACCTTTGTACGGCATAACGTACCTTTGTACGGTATACCTTTGTACGGCATAACGTACCTTTGTACGGCATAACGTACCTTTGTACGGCATAACGTACCTTTGTACGGTATAACGTAACGTACCTTTGTACGGTATAACGAACCTTTGTACGGCATAACGTACCTTTGTACGGCATAACGTACCTTTGTACGGTATAACGTAACGTACCTTTGTACGGCATAACGTACCTTTGTGCGGCATAACGTACCTTTGTACGGTATACCTTTGTACGGCATAACGTACCTTTGTACGGCATAACGTACCTTTGTGTGGCATAACGTACCTTTGTACGGCATAACGTACCTTTGTGTGGCATAACGTACCTTTGTACGGTATAACGTACCTTTGTGTGGCATAACGTACCTTTGTACGGCATAACGTACCTTTGTACGGCATAACGTACCTTTGTGTGGCATAACGTACCTTTGTACGGTATAACGTACCTTTGTGTGGCATAACGTACCTTTGTACGGCATAACGTACCTTTGTGTGGCATAACGTACCTTTGTACGGTATAACGAACCTTTGTACGGCATAACGTACCTTTGTGCGGCATAACGTACATTTGTACAGTATACCTTTGTACGGCATAACGTACCTTTGTGCGGTATAACGTACCTTTGTACGGCATAACGTACCTTTGTGCGGCATAACGTACCTTTGTACGGCATAACGTACCTTTGTGTGGCATAACGTACCTTTGTACGGTATAACGAACCTTTGTACGGCATAACGTACCTTTGTACGGCATAACGTACCTTTGTGTGGCATAACGTACCTTTGTACGGTATAACGAACCTTTGTACGGCATAACGTACCTTTGTGCGGCATAACGTACATTTGTACAGTATACCTTTGTACGGCATAACGTACCTTTGTGCGGTATAACGTACCTTTGTGCGGTATAACGTACCTTTGTGCGGTATAACGTACCTTTGTGCGGCATAACGTACCTTTGTACGGTATAACGAACCTTTGTACGGCATAACGTACCTTTGTGTGGCATAACGTACCTTTGTACGGTATAACGAACCTTTGTACGGCATAACGTACCTTTGGGCGGCATAACGTACCTTTGTACAGTATACCTTTGTACGGCATAACGTACCTTTGTGTGGCATAACGTACCTTTGTACGGTATAACGAACCTTTGTACGGCATAACGTACCTTTGGGCGGCATAACGTACCTTTGTACGGTATAACGAACCTTTGTACGGCATAACGTACCTTTGGGCGGCATAACGTACCTTTGTACAGTATACCTTTGTACGGCATAACGTACCTTTGTGCGGCATAACGTACCTTTGTACGGTATACCTTTGTGCGGCATAACGTACCTTTGTGCGGCATAACGTACCTTTGTGCGGTGTAACGTACCTTTGTACAGCGTAACGTACCTTTGTGCGGTATAACGTACCTTTGTGCGGTATAACGTACCTTTGTGCGGCGTAACGTACCTTTGTGCGGTATAACATACCTTTGTGCGGTATAACGTACCTGTGTACCGCCTCCAGAAGGTCTCCTGAAGAAAGATAAGATACAAACATTAATGTCTATAAATGTTTTGAGGATCGTtcagtttcctttccttccttccttcctccctccctcccttccttccttccttccttcctttcttccttccttccttccttccttccttccttccttccttccttcattactctctccctcccttcctcccttccttcctccttccttccttcctccctccctccctccctcccttcctccttccttcctccgttcctccctccctcccttccttccttccttccttccttccttccttccttcattactctctcccttccttcctcccttccttcctccttccttccttcctccctccctccctccctccctccctccctccctcccttcctccttcctccctcccttcctttctcccttccttcctccctccctttcttccttccttccttccttcctcctccctccctcccttcctcccttcctcctccctccctaccttcctccctccctctctcccttcctcctccctcccttcctccctccctcccttcctccttccttcctccattcctccctccctccctcccttccttccttccttccttccttccttccttccttcctcctttcctccctccctccctccctccctcctttcctttcctttcctttcctttcctttcctttcctttcctttactttcctttcctttcctttcttccttccttccttccttccttccttccttccttccttccttccttcctcctttccttccttcctgcctccctctctcactccctccttccttctttccttccttccttcctccctccctccctccctccctccctccctccttcactccttccttccttcctccctcctttccttccttccttccttccttcctcctttccttccttccttccttccttccttcctcctttccttccttccttcctccctccctccttccttcctcccttcctccctccctccctccctccctccttccttctctcctctcctctcctctcctctcctctcctctcctccctccctcccttccttcctccctccctccctccttccctccttccttcctccctatATATTAGTGTATATATACCGTACGGTGGGACTGACCAGTTGCTGTGGCAGAGGGAAGATCTCTCTCGCCTCCTCGTAGGAACATTTCTCCTCCCGACATTCCCGCTCCACGTCTCCTCGCCGCAGCTCCTCAAACAGGAAGTTGTTCGCCCGCCGGCTGCGCTGCAGGAAGACGCTGGCCACCGGTCTGCTTACAAACACTacttcacacacagacacagaagaaGAACTAACAAACACTCCtacacagaagaagaagtaaGAAACGTGAGGCAGATACATCGGGGGGGGCGGAGCTACATCTTTAGATACGTCGGGGGGCGGAGCTACATCTTTAGATACGTCAGGGGGCGGGGCTACAGCTTTAGATACATCAGGGGGCGGAGCTACAGCTTTAGATACGTCGGGGGTGGAGCTACATCTTTAGATACGTCAGGGGGCGGGGCTACAGCTTTAGATACATCAGGGGGCGGAGCTACAGCTTTAGATACGTCGGAGGGCGGAGCTACATCTTTAGATACGTCAGGGGGCGGGGCTACAGCTTTAGATACATCAGGGGGCGGAGCTACAGCTTTAGATACGTCGGAGGGCGGAGCTACATCTTTAGATACGTCGGGGGGCGGAGCTACATCTTTAGATACGTCATGGGGCGGGGCTACAGCTTTAGATACATCAGGGGGCGGAGCTACAGCTTTAGATACGTCGGGGGGCGGAGCTACATCTTTAAATACGTCGGGGGGCGGAGCTACAGCTTTAGATACGTCGGAGGGCGGAGCTACATCTTTAGATACGTCGGGGAGCGGAGCTACATCTTTAAATACGTCGGGGGGCGGAGCTACAGCTTTAGATACGTCGGGGGGCGGAGCTATAgctgtagatgtgtgtgtgtgtgtgtttgtgtgtgtgtgagtgtatatatatatatatgtgtgtatgtgtgtgcatgtgtatatatgtgtgtatgtgtgtgcgtgtgtatgtatgtgtgtgtgtgtgtgtgtgtatatgtgtgtgtgtgagatttgaGAAGAAGTAACGCTCTGATGCTCCGAGATGAAAGAAAACAGAAGAtgaagaaggaggagaaggaggagaagaaggagctGGGGACTTACCTCCAGGAagcccagtgcatgctgggagagAAGCGATGATGAAGAGGATCCGTAAGAAGAAGAGTCGCCTCGCTGCTCTGCTGACGGACGCCATGTTTGTTCTGATCAAAggtcagaaaaacacacaaaatcctCCCTCTGTTTCCAAATACTCCTCTAtctcacactgtgtgtgtgtgtgtgtgtgtatatatgtatgagtgtgtatgtctgtttatgtgtgtctctgtgtgtgtatctatgtgtgtgtatatgtatgagtgtgtatgtatgtgtgtgtgtgtatctgtgtgtgtctccatatatgtgtatgcatgtgtgtgtgtgtgtgtctctgtgtgtgtttcctccaAAGAAATATGGTGTAATCTCTTATTTTGAAACCCTAAACTTCCTCaaattagcaaaaaaaacgacaaagataaaaacatttgactttaaaaaaaatgtttttgcagaAACAACAAGgagataaaaacatttttcagctTAACGTCCTGAAACACATCTCTGTTGGAGAAAAACTTGACTTGTTTACATCCAAATGTGTAAAATAAGTCTTTAAGTTTAAAGTTTGAGTAAAAgatgcagaaaataaaacaataaaattcaacaaacacagaaacagttCAGATTATTCACAGGAACAGTTTATTTCTACTTATATTTGCTGACAAAAATTAAAGAttacaacattttaaataaagaaaatataaatttaaataaacttttcaaCTAAATACATTAAATCTTTACAACTTTATTTGTTCTTTTAAGGACTGATAAAGCTTAaagtttacacacacatatatatatatatatatatatatatatatatacatcatcAAAATCAGAGAATAACATAAGAAGTGgaatgaaaatgagtttgtaaacaggaagtagaggcttttattttgtagtttggAGCTGCATGTCCTTCAGGATTTCGGGGATGAGCTGGCGTGCGTCTCTCAGCCTGGCTCTCCACTCCCGCGGGACGCCGGTGTCCCTGAATGCACCGCCGGCGCCGAGCAGCGCCCCGAGCGCCGCGCCACGGTTACAGTTCTCTCCTGCAAAACAAACACCGTCGTTACAGCAACAACATGCTTTCatccagagtgtgtgtgtgtgtgtgtctgagtgtgtgtgtgtttctctgtgtgtgtgtgtgtctgtctctgtgtgtgtgtatatatgtctgtgtgtgtttctctgtgtgtttctctctatgtgtgtgtgtgtgtgtgtgtgtgtatatgtctgtgtgtgtgtgtgtgtgtgtgtctgtgtgtgtgtgtgtgtgtgtctctgtgtgtctgtgtgtgtgtgtgtgtatgtctctgtgtgtgtgtgtgtgtgtctgtctctgtgtgtgtgtatatatgtctgtgtgtgtgtgtgtgtgtgtgtctgtgtgtgtctctgtgtgtctgtgtgtgtgtgtgtgtgtgtgtgtgtgtgtgtgtgtctgtctctgtgtgtgtgtatatatgtctgtgtgtgtttctctgtgtgtttctctatgtgtgtgtgtgtgtgtgtgtgtgtgtgtgcgtatatgtctgtgtgtgtgtttctgtgtctgtatgtgtatctgtgtgtgtgtgtgtgtgtgtgtatgtgtatgtctctgtgtgtgtgtgtgtgtgtgtgtgtgtgtgtgtgtgtgtgtctgtgtgtgtgtgtgtgtgtgtctctgtgtgtctgtgtgtgtgtgtgtatgtgtgtatgtctctgggtgtgtgtgtgtgtgtgtctgtctctgtgtgtgtatatatgtctgtgtgtgtttctctgtgtgtttctctgtgtttctctatgtgtgtgtgtgtgtgtgtgtgtgtgtgtgtgtgtgtgtgtgtgtgtgcgtatatgtctgtgtgtgtgtttctgtgtgtgtgtgtatgtgtatgtctctctgtgtgtgtgtgtgtgtgtgtgtgtgtgtgtctctgtgtgtgtgtgtgtgtgtctctgtgtgtgtgtgtgtgtctctgtgtgtgtgtgtgtgtgtgtgtgtgtctgtgtgtgtgtgtgtgtgtgtgtgtgtgtgtgtgtgtgtgtctctgtgtgtctgtgtgtctgtgtgtgtgtctgtgtgtctgtgtgtgtgtgtgtgtgtgtgtgtgtgtgtgtgtgtgtctgtgtgtgtctgtgtgtctgtgtgtgtgtgtgtgtctgtgtgtgtgtctgtgtgtgtgtgtgtctgtgtgtctgtgtgtgtgtgtgtgtgtgtgtgtgtgtgtgactaagCTTGTGTACTAACCTCCACAGTTGGTGTTGGTCAGGATTCCTCCGATCAGGTCGTCATGGAACTCGTGCGCCAGATAAAACATGCTGCTCAGCGCTCCTGTTGGCAGAGTGTGTGTTAGtttctctgtgtatatgtgtgtgtgtgtgtgtgtgtgtgtgtgtgtgtgtagcagagaGCTGAACCTTTAGTGTAGCAGGCGAGGCCGAGGTAGTTGACGGCGCTCTGATGTACTCGCAGACGCTCTGCAGAGGACGCTGCAaacctgcaacacacacacacacacacacacacacacacacacacacacacacacacacacacacacacacacacacacacacacacacatctgtctgTCAGTAAAGGAgctttctccctttcattccaaagcacaacctgcaggtggaggcgctggaaaaacaaaaactactGTCTTGCCGCGCCAacgtatataaatgtgatgtcagcttactaattgattgcgcatattgtgtagatttggacatttatacgtttattccacttattccagtgtctctgtgtgtgtgtgtctgtgtgttcttgtttaactatattcgtatTGTCCAAAAACTTGGAATCCAgtgtacttgtggggtctgcacagccttgtggggccaaaatgctggaccccccaaggttaaaggtctgtctgagggttaagacttggttttaggattagggttagaattaggttatggttagggtgagggtaagggttaaggttaggcatttagtggtgatggttagggttagggtaaggggctagggaatgcattatgtcaatgacaggtccccacaaagatagggAAACaaacgtgcatgtgtgtgtgtgtttgtgtgtatgtgtgtgtctatctgtgtgtgtgtgtgtgtgtgtgtgtctctgtgtgtgtgtctctgtgtgtctctgtgtgtgtgtctctgtgtgtgtgtgtgtgtgtctctgtgtgtgtgtctctgtgtgtgtgctcccgCGTGTGTTTCCGGCATGACAAATGTGTGTGCTAACGAGTCACCCACAGCTTGCTCCTGATTGGCCGAGGCGGACAGCAGGATGAAGGGGAGGATCATGGGAAGGCAGCCGATGGCGTCCAGCTGGCTGTCAGGGGGCGAGGAGCTCAACTCCTTCCTGCTGCGTTCTTCTGCAAACGCCAAAACCTGAAAAACAAAGTGAGGGTGCGTTAGGTTTACCTGCCAGGGCGAGGTCTTTGTGTGAGGGTGCGTTAGGTTTACCTGCCAGGGCGCGGTGGGCCGGTCGTCCTGCCAGCTGGAGAAGAAGGAGCGGTGCGAGGACTCGGCGTAGGAGTCGCGGTGCGAGCCGGGCGTG is a window encoding:
- the LOC116064663 gene encoding uncharacterized protein LOC116064663 — its product is MPHKGTLCRTKVYRTKVRYAAQRYVMPYKGILYKGTLCRPKVRYAVQRFVIPYKGTLCRPKVRYAVQRFVIPYKGTLCHTKVRYAVQRYVMPYKGSLYRTKVRYATQRYVMPYKGSLYRTKVRYAAQRYVIPHKGTLYRTKVRYTAQRYVMPYKGILYKCTLCRTKVRYAVQRFVIPYKGTLCHTKVRYAVQRYVMPYKGSLYRTKVRYATQRYVMPYKGTLCRTKVRYAVQRYVIPHKGTLCRTKVYCTNVRYAAQRYVMPYKGSLYRTKVRYATQRYVMPYKGTLCHTKVRYTVQRYVMPHKGTLCRTKVRYAVQRYVMPHKGTLYRTKVRYATQRYVMPYKGTLCHTKVRYAVQRYVMPYKGIPYKGTLCRTKVRYAVQRYVTLYRTKVRYAVQRYVMPYKGSLYRTKVRYVIPYKGTLCRTKVRYAVQRYVMPYKGIPYKGTLCRTKVYRTKVRYAAQRYVMPYKGTLRYTVQRYVMLYKGTLFFFTFPVWLLWQ